A region of Diospyros lotus cultivar Yz01 chromosome 3, ASM1463336v1, whole genome shotgun sequence DNA encodes the following proteins:
- the LOC127798094 gene encoding mitochondrial Rho GTPase 1-like isoform X2 yields MSPIMQQFREIETCIECSAANLVQVPEVFYYAQKAVLHPTAPLFDQETQALKPRCVRALKRIFLLCDHDMDGALNDRELNEFQVRCFNAPLQPAEIAGVKQVVQEQLPEGVNELGLTLEGFLFLHALFIEKGRLETTWTVLRTFGYDDDIKLRNDQLSVPSKKAPDQSLELTSEAVEFLKGVFSLFDTDKDGALLHSELEDLFSTAPESPWDEAPYKDAAERTALGGILLNGFLSEWAFMTLLNPAKSLANLIYIGYTSDPSSALHITKRRSFDRKKQRTDRNVFQCFIFGPKKAGKSAILNSFLGRPFSDNYYSTSEESYAANIVDFAGTKKTLVLREIPEDGFRKLLSSNESLAACDVAAFVYDSSDEYSLKRASELLMEVARRGEQSGFVVPSLLIAAKDDLNSYPMAIKDAARICQDMGIDAPVHLSVKERDLNNVFSRIVNAASNPHLSVAETEIGRNQKLYRQLVNRYLMLLSVGTAVAVVGLATYRAYAAKKSHSN; encoded by the exons ATGTCACCAATCATGCAACAGTTTCGGGAGATTGAGACTTGTATAGAATGTTCTGCAGCTAACTTAGTCCAG GTCCCTGAAGTATTTTATTATGCTCAAAAAGCAGTGCTTCATCCCACAGCCCCACTATTTGATCAGGAAACCCAGGCCTTGAAACCTCGATGTGTGAGAGCATTGAAACGGATATTCCTTCTCTGTGACCATGACATGGACGGTGCCTTAAATGATAGAGAGCTGAATGAGTTTCAG GTTAGATGTTTCAACGCTCCATTGCAGCCTGCTGAGATAGCGGGTGTTAAGCAAGTTGTGCAAGAGCAGCTACCAGAAGGGGTCAACGAGCTTGGGCTTACCTTGGAAGGATTTCTTTTCCTGCATGCTCTTTTCATAGAGAAAGGGCGCCTTGAGACAACGTGGACTGTTTTACGAACTTTTGGTTATGATGATGATATTAAGCTACGGAATGATCAGCTTTCAGTTCCATCAAAGAAAGCTCCTGATCAG AGTTTGGAATTGACAAGTGAAGCTGTGGAGTTTCTGAAGGGGGTCTTCAGTCTCTTTGACACTGATAAG GATGGAGCCTTGCTGCATTCTGAGCTTGAAGATCTATTTTCAACTGCACCAGAAAG TCCTTGGGATGAGGCTCCTTATAAGGATGCTGCAGAGAGAACTGCATTGGGGGGTATATTGCTTAATGGATTTCTGTCTGAG TGGGCCTTTATGACTCTACTAAACCCAGCTAAAAGTTTGgctaatttgatatatattggATATACTAGTGATCCATCATCGGCACTCCATATTACTAAGAGAAGGTCATTTGATCGAAAGAAGCAACGTACAGACAGAAATGTTTTCCAGTGCTTTATTTTTGGACCCAAAAAAGCTGGAAAGTCTGCAATATTGAATTCATTCCTGGGAAG GCCTTTCTCAGACAATTATTATTCAACTTCTGAGGAGTCTTACGCAGCAAATATCGTTGATTTTGCG GGAACTAAAAAGACTCTTGTACTGCGGGAGATTCCGGAAGATGGATTTAGAAAACTTCTATCAAGTAACGAGTCTCTAGCAGCTTGTGATGTAGCAGCGTTTGTATATGATAG TTCGGACGAATATTCTTTGAAAAGAGCATCAGAATTACTTATGGAAGTGGCTAGGCGAGGAGAACAAAGTGGTTTTGTGGTGCCTTCCCTTCTCATTGCGGCCAAGGATGATTTGAACTCGTATCCAATGGCAATAAAAGATGCGGCAAGG ATTTGTCAGGATATGGGAATTGATGCACCCGTTCACCTCAGTGTGAAGGAAAGAGACCTGAATAACGTATTCAGCAGAATTGTCAATGCTGCTAGTAACCCTCATTTAAGTGTTGCAGAAACTGAAATTGGGAGAAACCAGAAGCTCTACCGGCAGCTGGTCAATCGTTATCTCATGCTATTGTCTG TCGGGACAGCTGTCGCTGTGGTTGGCTTGGCAACCTATCGCGCATATGCCGCTAAGAAGAGTCACTCTAATTAG
- the LOC127798094 gene encoding mitochondrial Rho GTPase 1-like isoform X1 produces the protein MAARRSSVRIVVVGDRATGKSSLIAAVASESFLDKVPHLLPPTRLPADFYPEGVPITIVDTSSSLESRGKLAEELKRADAVVLTYACDQPSTLDHLSSFWLHELRRLEVKVPVIVVGCKLDLRDERNLTSLEQVMSPIMQQFREIETCIECSAANLVQVPEVFYYAQKAVLHPTAPLFDQETQALKPRCVRALKRIFLLCDHDMDGALNDRELNEFQVRCFNAPLQPAEIAGVKQVVQEQLPEGVNELGLTLEGFLFLHALFIEKGRLETTWTVLRTFGYDDDIKLRNDQLSVPSKKAPDQSLELTSEAVEFLKGVFSLFDTDKDGALLHSELEDLFSTAPESPWDEAPYKDAAERTALGGILLNGFLSEWAFMTLLNPAKSLANLIYIGYTSDPSSALHITKRRSFDRKKQRTDRNVFQCFIFGPKKAGKSAILNSFLGRPFSDNYYSTSEESYAANIVDFAGTKKTLVLREIPEDGFRKLLSSNESLAACDVAAFVYDSSDEYSLKRASELLMEVARRGEQSGFVVPSLLIAAKDDLNSYPMAIKDAARICQDMGIDAPVHLSVKERDLNNVFSRIVNAASNPHLSVAETEIGRNQKLYRQLVNRYLMLLSVGTAVAVVGLATYRAYAAKKSHSN, from the exons ATGGCAGCCCGCCGCAGCAGCGTCCGAATCGTGGTCGTAGGCGACCGCGCCACCGGCAAATCCAGTTTGATCGCCGCCGTGGCTTCCGAATCCTTCCTCGATAAAGTTCCTCATCTTCTACCGCCGACTCGCCTCCCCGCCGATTTCTACCCCGAGGGCGTCCCCATTACTATCGTCGATACTTCATCCAG TTTGGAGAGTAGAGGGAAGCTCGCGGAAGAACTGAAGCGAGCAGATGCGGTGGTACTAACGTATGCGTGTGATCAGCCTTCAACGCTCGATCACCTGAGCTCTTTCTGGCTTCACGAGCTTCGTCGACTAGAG GTGAAGGTGCCTGTGATTGTAGTTGGTTGCAAGCTAGATTTGCGAGATGAGCGTAACCTCACGAGTCTGGAGCAGGTGATGTCACCAATCATGCAACAGTTTCGGGAGATTGAGACTTGTATAGAATGTTCTGCAGCTAACTTAGTCCAG GTCCCTGAAGTATTTTATTATGCTCAAAAAGCAGTGCTTCATCCCACAGCCCCACTATTTGATCAGGAAACCCAGGCCTTGAAACCTCGATGTGTGAGAGCATTGAAACGGATATTCCTTCTCTGTGACCATGACATGGACGGTGCCTTAAATGATAGAGAGCTGAATGAGTTTCAG GTTAGATGTTTCAACGCTCCATTGCAGCCTGCTGAGATAGCGGGTGTTAAGCAAGTTGTGCAAGAGCAGCTACCAGAAGGGGTCAACGAGCTTGGGCTTACCTTGGAAGGATTTCTTTTCCTGCATGCTCTTTTCATAGAGAAAGGGCGCCTTGAGACAACGTGGACTGTTTTACGAACTTTTGGTTATGATGATGATATTAAGCTACGGAATGATCAGCTTTCAGTTCCATCAAAGAAAGCTCCTGATCAG AGTTTGGAATTGACAAGTGAAGCTGTGGAGTTTCTGAAGGGGGTCTTCAGTCTCTTTGACACTGATAAG GATGGAGCCTTGCTGCATTCTGAGCTTGAAGATCTATTTTCAACTGCACCAGAAAG TCCTTGGGATGAGGCTCCTTATAAGGATGCTGCAGAGAGAACTGCATTGGGGGGTATATTGCTTAATGGATTTCTGTCTGAG TGGGCCTTTATGACTCTACTAAACCCAGCTAAAAGTTTGgctaatttgatatatattggATATACTAGTGATCCATCATCGGCACTCCATATTACTAAGAGAAGGTCATTTGATCGAAAGAAGCAACGTACAGACAGAAATGTTTTCCAGTGCTTTATTTTTGGACCCAAAAAAGCTGGAAAGTCTGCAATATTGAATTCATTCCTGGGAAG GCCTTTCTCAGACAATTATTATTCAACTTCTGAGGAGTCTTACGCAGCAAATATCGTTGATTTTGCG GGAACTAAAAAGACTCTTGTACTGCGGGAGATTCCGGAAGATGGATTTAGAAAACTTCTATCAAGTAACGAGTCTCTAGCAGCTTGTGATGTAGCAGCGTTTGTATATGATAG TTCGGACGAATATTCTTTGAAAAGAGCATCAGAATTACTTATGGAAGTGGCTAGGCGAGGAGAACAAAGTGGTTTTGTGGTGCCTTCCCTTCTCATTGCGGCCAAGGATGATTTGAACTCGTATCCAATGGCAATAAAAGATGCGGCAAGG ATTTGTCAGGATATGGGAATTGATGCACCCGTTCACCTCAGTGTGAAGGAAAGAGACCTGAATAACGTATTCAGCAGAATTGTCAATGCTGCTAGTAACCCTCATTTAAGTGTTGCAGAAACTGAAATTGGGAGAAACCAGAAGCTCTACCGGCAGCTGGTCAATCGTTATCTCATGCTATTGTCTG TCGGGACAGCTGTCGCTGTGGTTGGCTTGGCAACCTATCGCGCATATGCCGCTAAGAAGAGTCACTCTAATTAG